A single region of the Pelobates fuscus isolate aPelFus1 chromosome 4, aPelFus1.pri, whole genome shotgun sequence genome encodes:
- the LOC134609317 gene encoding uncharacterized protein LOC134609317 codes for MEQEKRARDEAALTVTDMVEEVKLLEEEWEVLSTRIAEQEEDLKKIKQLEGSALQTKEWEAAMLIKSLEELQQQKFAMQEAVRTIIEKIRVMLKEAGLSTDISGEDQIRDKGGEKYQVREASLDLRTTDMNSGSDPSSTGAVQDTSSGSDSNQSFTGTVQDHSSGSDQSSIGAVHYNYSGSDQSSIGAMHYNYSAVISYQQRPCTIRKPDAKA; via the exons atggagcaggaaaag CGAGCCCGTGATGAGGCAGCCCTCACGGTCACGGACATGGTGGAGGAAGTAAAGCTGCTGGAGGAAGAATGGGAAGTGCTTTCCACAAGAATTGCTGAACAAGAAGAAGACTTGAAAAAAATA AAACAGCTCGAAGGTTCAGCCCTCCAGACGAAGGAGTGGGAAGCAGCAATGCTGATTAAATCATTGGAAGAGCTTCAACAGCAAAAGTTTGCTATGCAAGAAGCCGTCAGAACAATA ATTGAAAAAATTCGGGTGATGCTGAAAGAGGCAGGCCTTAGCACAGATATATCCGGAGAAGACCAAATCAGAGACAAAGGGGGAGAGAAATATCAAGTCCGGGAG GCATCTTTGGATCTCAGAACAACTGATATGAACAGCGGCAGTGATCCCTCCTCAACAGGGGCCGTGCAGGATACTTCCAGCGGCAGTGACAGTAATCAATCATTCACAGGGACTGTGCAGGATCATTCCAGTGGCAGTGATCAATCATCAATAGGGGCCGTGCACTATAACTACAGCGGCAGTGATCAATCATCAATAGGGGCTATGCACTATAACTACAGCGCAGTAATCAGTTATCAACAGCGGCCGTGCACTATTCGGAAACCTGATGCAAAAGCTTAA